A stretch of Saccharothrix texasensis DNA encodes these proteins:
- a CDS encoding SpoIIE family protein phosphatase, whose amino-acid sequence MDAASEAVPAEATDLRELVDGLAVVLWQADARTRRCTFVSAHAERLLGHPASRWLTEPDFLGSLILPEDRAEAAEARWRDDPDRDVFEVEYRAVTARGEVRRLKEKLHVVRHPDGTPKTVRGAVNDVTARHADLERQRFLAVLDRELQRLDDAEELMALATRLLGEHLRVDRCAYARAEADEDHFVMSGDYATGLPPLPGRFAMREFGEGALRAMRAGEPWVVDDSADDPRLGPADLAAYRVTGIRAVICLPLLRGGRFAAAMAVHQATVRHWTPEEVEVVSVVVNRCWESLQRAHADRALRDSEQRHRLLVERATDAIWVLDHELRFVEVNQAACALLGQGRDDLVGRAVGDLVVPGALDRLTRLTADLSAARVVTEVWGLRRPDGTVVEVELSIQATPTGVQAIGRDVTERQRAEAERERLLRREHEIAEALQRSLLPRELPALDRLATSARYLPASTQSRIGGDWYEVLPLGGTSVALSVGDVVGKGPTAAAVMGQLRSALAGYLLDGHSPAAALERLDAFTARVNGAAGSTCACLTFDWSTGGLSWAAAGHLPPLVLDASGSARFLSGGTGAVLGAPGRAPYLDNTTGLEPGASVVLYTDGLVERRGAVIDQGLQRLLDTVRDAHDLPPRALSDAIIGSMLADGQDDDVALVLARHLPPPLRNTVPARPSELAVMRRNVEAWAATAGLSPDQLDDLQLALGEAAANAVDHAYPDDVPGEFTYDLATTATGVRVTVRDHGHWRPEPEDKGYRGRGLQIIRSIAERAVFHRAEDGTTVEFDLAGEPTGAPVAAVREPTSGHTAVTGSADDAPVQVLRLTGDVDLMTVDDLRAALTAGIDSVDPRPVEIDLGQVGYLSSSGIALLLDAAATAHRAHRALTVHAVEGTAPARVLSLSGLHGLTADTLSLRITVDRTESD is encoded by the coding sequence ATGGATGCCGCGTCCGAGGCGGTGCCGGCTGAGGCCACCGACCTGCGCGAACTGGTGGACGGGCTGGCCGTGGTGCTCTGGCAGGCCGACGCGCGGACCCGCCGCTGCACGTTCGTCTCCGCCCACGCCGAACGGCTGCTGGGCCACCCGGCGAGCCGTTGGCTGACCGAGCCGGACTTCCTCGGCTCGCTGATCCTCCCCGAGGACCGGGCCGAGGCCGCCGAGGCCCGGTGGCGCGACGATCCCGACCGGGACGTGTTCGAGGTGGAGTACCGGGCGGTGACCGCGCGCGGCGAAGTGCGGAGGTTGAAGGAGAAGCTGCACGTCGTGCGGCATCCCGACGGCACGCCGAAGACCGTGCGCGGTGCGGTGAACGACGTCACCGCGCGTCACGCCGATCTGGAGCGGCAGCGGTTCCTCGCCGTCCTCGACCGCGAGTTGCAGCGGCTGGACGACGCCGAGGAGCTGATGGCGCTGGCGACGCGCCTGCTCGGCGAGCACCTGCGGGTGGACCGGTGCGCCTACGCGCGGGCCGAGGCCGACGAGGACCACTTCGTGATGAGCGGCGACTACGCCACCGGGCTGCCCCCGCTGCCCGGCCGGTTCGCCATGCGCGAGTTCGGCGAGGGCGCGCTGCGCGCCATGCGCGCGGGCGAGCCGTGGGTGGTGGACGACAGCGCGGACGACCCCCGGCTCGGTCCGGCGGACCTGGCCGCCTACCGGGTCACCGGCATCCGGGCGGTGATCTGCCTGCCGCTGCTGCGCGGCGGGCGGTTCGCCGCGGCGATGGCCGTGCACCAGGCGACCGTCCGGCACTGGACGCCGGAGGAGGTCGAGGTGGTGTCGGTGGTGGTCAACCGCTGCTGGGAGTCGTTGCAGCGCGCGCACGCCGACCGGGCGCTGCGCGACAGCGAGCAGCGCCACCGGCTGCTCGTGGAACGGGCCACCGACGCCATCTGGGTGCTGGACCACGAGCTGCGGTTCGTCGAGGTCAACCAGGCCGCGTGCGCGCTGCTCGGGCAGGGCCGGGACGACCTGGTCGGCCGCGCGGTGGGCGACCTGGTCGTGCCGGGGGCGCTGGACCGGTTGACCCGGCTGACCGCCGACCTGTCCGCCGCCCGGGTCGTCACCGAGGTGTGGGGCCTGCGCCGCCCCGACGGCACGGTGGTGGAGGTGGAGCTGAGCATCCAGGCCACGCCGACCGGCGTGCAGGCGATCGGGCGCGACGTCACCGAGCGGCAGCGCGCCGAGGCCGAGCGGGAGCGGCTGCTGCGGCGCGAGCACGAGATCGCCGAGGCGCTGCAGCGCAGCCTGCTGCCCCGCGAGCTGCCCGCGCTGGACCGGCTGGCCACCTCCGCCCGCTACCTGCCCGCTTCCACCCAGTCCCGGATCGGCGGCGACTGGTACGAGGTGCTGCCGCTGGGCGGCACCTCGGTCGCCCTGTCCGTGGGCGACGTCGTCGGCAAGGGCCCGACCGCCGCCGCCGTGATGGGGCAGCTGCGCAGCGCCCTGGCGGGCTACCTGCTCGACGGCCACTCCCCCGCCGCCGCGCTGGAGCGGCTCGACGCGTTCACCGCGCGGGTCAACGGCGCGGCGGGCAGCACCTGCGCCTGCCTGACGTTCGACTGGAGCACCGGCGGGCTGAGCTGGGCCGCCGCCGGGCACCTGCCGCCGCTGGTCCTCGACGCCTCCGGCAGCGCGCGGTTCCTCTCCGGGGGCACCGGAGCGGTGCTGGGCGCACCGGGACGCGCGCCCTACCTCGACAACACCACCGGCCTGGAACCGGGCGCGTCGGTGGTGCTCTACACCGACGGGCTGGTCGAACGCCGCGGCGCGGTGATCGACCAGGGCCTGCAACGGCTGCTCGACACCGTCCGCGACGCGCACGACCTCCCGCCCCGAGCGCTCAGCGACGCCATCATCGGGTCGATGCTGGCCGACGGCCAGGACGACGACGTGGCCCTGGTCCTCGCCCGTCACCTGCCCCCGCCGCTGCGCAACACCGTGCCGGCGCGGCCCTCCGAGCTGGCCGTGATGCGCCGCAACGTCGAGGCGTGGGCCGCCACCGCCGGACTGTCCCCGGACCAGCTGGACGACCTGCAACTGGCCCTCGGCGAAGCCGCGGCGAACGCCGTGGACCACGCCTACCCGGACGACGTGCCGGGCGAGTTCACCTACGACCTCGCCACCACCGCGACCGGCGTCCGCGTCACGGTCCGCGACCACGGCCACTGGCGGCCCGAGCCGGAGGACAAGGGCTACCGGGGCCGCGGCCTGCAGATCATCCGCTCGATCGCCGAACGGGCCGTGTTCCACCGCGCCGAGGACGGCACGACCGTCGAGTTCGACCTCGCCGGCGAGCCGACGGGCGCGCCGGTGGCCGCGGTGCGCGAACCGACCAGCGGGCACACGGCCGTCACCGGTTCCGCCGACGACGCCCCGGTGCAGGTCCTGCGCCTCACCGGCGACGTGGACCTCATGACGGTGGACGACCTGCGCGCGGCCCTGACCGCCGGGATCGACTCCGTCGACCCGCGACCGGTCGAGATCGACCTGGGCCAGGTCGGCTACCTCAGCAGCTCGGGCATCGCCCTGCTGCTGGACGCCGCCGCCACCGCGCACCGCGCCCACCGCGCCCTGACCGTGCACGCCGTCGAGGGGACCGCGCCCGCGCGCGTGCTGTCGTTGTCCGGCCTGCACGGCCTGACCGCCGACACCCTGTCCCTGCGGATCACGGTCGACCGCACCGAGTCCGACTAG
- a CDS encoding STAS domain-containing protein — protein MTRLPSSPLRLTVTSAHHRHLTVAVAGDLGFENADQLADTVARALRGGPVGDAAVPAAGATSAEPAPATAERRLVLDMTGLTHFDSYALSVLLSLRGTAAEHGMRLVLDHRPAHLDRLLRRTGVHPLFDEPALPAPERQAQAVPDHGR, from the coding sequence ATGACCCGACTTCCGTCGTCCCCGCTGCGCCTGACCGTCACGTCCGCGCACCACCGGCACCTGACCGTCGCCGTGGCCGGCGATCTCGGCTTCGAGAACGCCGACCAGCTCGCCGACACCGTCGCCCGCGCCCTGCGCGGCGGACCGGTCGGCGACGCCGCCGTGCCCGCGGCGGGCGCGACCTCGGCCGAACCGGCACCCGCGACCGCCGAACGCCGCCTGGTGCTCGACATGACCGGGCTGACCCACTTCGACTCCTACGCCCTGTCGGTGCTGCTGTCGTTGCGCGGCACGGCCGCCGAGCACGGCATGCGGCTGGTGCTCGACCACCGGCCCGCGCACCTGGACCGCCTGCTGCGTCGAACGGGTGTGCACCCCCTGTTCGACGAGCCCGCCCTTCCCGCGCCGGAACGGCAGGCGCAGGCGGTTCCCGACCACGGGCGGTGA
- a CDS encoding cobalamin B12-binding domain-containing protein: MTGPSGPAIPHARATTTSPDHADARPEGFRADLGTGDGAGGVVAATVERLWPALIAGDEYAATDVVLDALAAGMPAETVLLDVIGAAQARVGVEWAANRVTVAQEHAVTAINDRVVGVLSASLPRLRPHRARVAVACVDGEWHALPARLLAEVLRLRGFAVDYLGAQVPTPHLVAHLHRTGPDVVALSASLATRLPRTHAAITACQAAGVPVLAGGAAFGADGRHARRLGADAWAPHARAAADLLVADPPGHPRSASTTADHLPHLGDQEYTLVARGTVQLVKNVYTGLEQRFDAMRAYSDLQREHTADDLTHITEFLAAALYTDDAAVFTDFTAWTAHILTTRGVPGHLLPAALRLLADELRDFPRATAMLTVARRRLATPDAGASAS; encoded by the coding sequence ATGACCGGTCCCTCCGGCCCGGCGATCCCGCACGCGCGGGCCACGACGACGAGCCCCGACCACGCAGACGCCCGGCCGGAGGGGTTCCGCGCCGACCTCGGGACCGGGGACGGGGCGGGTGGCGTGGTCGCCGCGACGGTCGAGCGGCTGTGGCCGGCGCTGATCGCGGGCGACGAGTACGCCGCCACCGACGTGGTGCTCGACGCGCTCGCCGCCGGCATGCCCGCCGAGACCGTGCTGCTCGACGTCATCGGCGCCGCGCAGGCCCGGGTCGGCGTGGAGTGGGCGGCCAACCGGGTCACCGTGGCGCAGGAGCACGCCGTCACCGCCATCAACGACCGGGTGGTGGGCGTGCTGTCCGCGAGCCTGCCCCGGCTCCGCCCGCACCGGGCACGGGTCGCCGTGGCGTGCGTGGACGGCGAGTGGCACGCCCTGCCCGCCCGGCTGCTGGCCGAGGTGCTGCGCCTGCGCGGGTTCGCCGTGGACTACCTCGGCGCGCAGGTTCCCACCCCGCACCTGGTGGCCCACCTGCACCGCACCGGGCCGGACGTCGTGGCGCTGTCGGCGTCGCTGGCCACCCGGCTGCCGCGCACGCACGCGGCCATCACCGCCTGCCAGGCCGCGGGGGTCCCGGTCCTGGCCGGTGGCGCCGCGTTCGGGGCCGACGGCCGCCACGCCCGCCGCCTGGGCGCGGACGCGTGGGCGCCGCACGCCCGTGCCGCCGCCGACCTGCTCGTGGCTGACCCGCCCGGCCACCCCCGCTCGGCGAGCACGACCGCAGACCACCTGCCCCACCTCGGCGACCAGGAGTACACCTTGGTCGCGCGCGGCACCGTCCAGCTGGTCAAGAACGTCTACACCGGTCTGGAGCAGCGGTTCGACGCGATGCGCGCCTACAGCGACCTGCAGCGCGAGCACACCGCCGACGACCTGACCCACATCACCGAGTTCCTCGCCGCCGCCCTCTACACCGACGACGCCGCGGTGTTCACCGACTTCACCGCCTGGACCGCGCACATCCTGACCACCCGCGGCGTCCCCGGCCACCTCCTGCCCGCGGCGCTGCGGCTGCTGGCCGACGAACTGCGCGACTTCCCCCGCGCCACCGCCATGCTCACCGTCGCCCGTCGTCGGCTCGCCACCCCTGACGCCGGGGCCTCCGCGTCATGA
- a CDS encoding PP2C family protein-serine/threonine phosphatase, which translates to MTLSARRAVDGRGQAAPYPLLVADADGVIRSVNSSAGALFPLARTGASMDGAVSGWLRRAHEETTAGGVAVRAAGVVGERSFEAHPVPEGDAVAWWLVEDTDVRLAREALRVEQERTALLGQVSSALLTSLNPQRCMQVTAELAAAHLADAALVVAPGGTGRGLPVTACERGGESTSAVSDADPEQVVGLAEALQGFPPVPSRWIDPEAMPDWLVPDGFGPVGSVVLTPLPGHGVPAGALVLLRLQGQEGFTEEEEGFARLFAARAGAAMSAARMYAHQAGLTELLLRELLPPTLRRIGGVEFAGRYRPAGDTEQVGGDFYDVHPLVAEGTRTDRAQAAEQANASLVVLGDVCGKGMEAAVLTGKVRTTLQALLSLADDHLRVLTMLNDALLNSHHTRFVTLVLASVTRVPEGVRLRLTSAGHLPPLILRRDGSVEESDTAGTLIGVLPEISATTAEVLLEPGETCLLYTDGVTEAHGGPMGREMFGEERLSRALATCAGMPAEAIVEHVHMLVSRWVGTRDQDDTALLAITAPRGRHPGAVDGRPTA; encoded by the coding sequence GTGACCCTTTCCGCTCGTCGCGCGGTCGACGGGCGCGGGCAGGCCGCGCCCTACCCGTTGCTGGTGGCCGACGCCGACGGGGTGATCAGGTCGGTCAACTCCTCGGCCGGCGCGCTGTTCCCCCTGGCCCGGACCGGCGCGTCGATGGACGGCGCGGTCAGCGGCTGGTTGCGGCGGGCGCACGAGGAGACCACGGCCGGCGGCGTGGCGGTCCGGGCGGCGGGGGTGGTCGGCGAGCGCAGCTTCGAGGCGCACCCGGTCCCCGAGGGCGACGCGGTCGCCTGGTGGTTGGTGGAGGACACCGACGTCCGGCTGGCGCGTGAGGCGCTGCGCGTGGAGCAGGAGCGCACCGCCCTGCTGGGCCAGGTCTCGTCCGCCCTGCTGACCTCGCTCAACCCGCAGCGGTGCATGCAGGTGACCGCCGAGCTGGCCGCGGCGCACCTGGCCGACGCGGCGCTGGTCGTGGCGCCGGGCGGCACGGGCCGCGGGCTGCCGGTCACCGCGTGCGAGCGCGGCGGGGAGAGCACGTCCGCGGTGTCGGACGCCGACCCCGAGCAGGTCGTCGGGTTGGCGGAGGCGTTGCAGGGGTTCCCGCCGGTGCCCTCGCGGTGGATCGACCCGGAGGCGATGCCGGACTGGCTGGTCCCCGACGGTTTCGGGCCGGTGGGCTCGGTGGTGCTGACGCCGCTGCCCGGCCACGGCGTGCCCGCCGGCGCGCTGGTGCTGCTGCGCCTCCAAGGGCAGGAGGGCTTCACCGAGGAGGAGGAAGGCTTCGCGCGGTTGTTCGCGGCGCGCGCGGGCGCGGCGATGTCGGCGGCGCGGATGTACGCCCACCAGGCCGGTCTGACCGAGCTGCTGCTGCGCGAGCTGCTGCCGCCGACGCTGCGGCGCATCGGCGGGGTGGAGTTCGCCGGCCGCTACCGGCCCGCGGGTGACACCGAGCAGGTGGGCGGGGACTTCTACGACGTGCACCCGCTGGTCGCGGAGGGCACGCGCACCGACCGCGCCCAAGCCGCCGAGCAGGCCAACGCGTCGCTGGTGGTGCTGGGCGACGTGTGCGGCAAGGGCATGGAGGCCGCGGTGCTCACCGGGAAGGTCCGCACCACCCTGCAGGCGCTGCTGTCGCTGGCCGACGACCACCTGCGGGTGCTGACCATGCTCAACGACGCCCTGCTCAACTCGCACCACACCCGTTTCGTCACCCTCGTCCTGGCCTCGGTGACCAGGGTCCCCGAAGGGGTCCGGCTGCGGTTGACCAGCGCCGGGCACCTGCCTCCGCTGATCCTGCGCCGCGACGGGAGCGTGGAGGAGTCCGACACCGCCGGCACCCTGATCGGCGTGCTGCCCGAGATCTCCGCGACGACCGCCGAGGTGCTGCTGGAGCCGGGCGAGACGTGCCTGCTTTACACCGACGGCGTCACCGAGGCCCACGGCGGGCCGATGGGGCGGGAGATGTTCGGCGAGGAGCGGCTGAGCCGGGCGTTGGCCACGTGCGCGGGCATGCCCGCCGAGGCGATCGTGGAGCACGTGCACATGCTCGTCTCCCGCTGGGTCGGCACCCGCGACCAGGACGACACCGCGCTGCTGGCCATCACCGCGCCCCGTGGCCGGCACCCGGGCGCCGTCGACGGCCGGCCCACCGCATGA